One Calditrichota bacterium genomic region harbors:
- a CDS encoding hybrid sensor histidine kinase/response regulator, which translates to MIFRLDSNEFDWSELLPSFIESAEENLSFLAEDLMNLDEDNKNSDLFEDIYRRAHNLKGSAYTIGFKDLGDLAHSMENILKAYFQGERTPSSQDIDLLMRGLDKLKEMLDELKKKGWVDDHKEEILELESQFDACLQSAGNENSERNTAKSSPAGASGVSKKSKNGTASSIHQPEILFDSVRVKTVYLEKIMNLLGELVILKNSRSDDTKHLANSKKIMRDFFAEFLHFQEKHNPVQESGACLGDKRQMQILAKKGSDVLKTMDTLFERIVENFDRFSNLLDQLQNNVVNIRMVPFSIIFRGFQRTIRDLAKEFGKEIHYVQEGGETQIDRGILEGLVDPMVHLIRNSIDHGIETVDERKRAGKPEKGIIRIAATQENGQIRVVIEDDGRGIDSERIKETALAKGLLTQEQLEAMTEKEALDLIFESGFSTKKVANQISGRGIGMSVVKQNISKLNGDITIETAPGKGTKFILSLPLTLLISRALLVKVKEHVYVLPTSFVKKILTFQHSDLMYFSSYPVILIGKEAIPLASIYEILNNQKNGYFDKLNARYEGILVQANNQKLILCVDQILEEQGIVAKSLGTHIKHIPKISGSTVLADGSLGLILDIPAILRALKEDFLESGLSGTLIQKNLEEENHRAGGNHILLVEDELATQQLEKSILESAGFHVEVANNGLEALRRLESSPVDLVITDINMPEMDGLNLTKSIRSKDQFSHLPVIVVSSMDNPEDRQKGISVGADAYISKNRFSRGELVDVVKSFME; encoded by the coding sequence ATGATTTTCAGACTGGATAGCAACGAATTCGACTGGTCAGAATTGCTGCCGAGTTTTATTGAATCGGCAGAAGAAAACTTATCCTTTCTCGCCGAAGACCTGATGAATCTGGATGAGGACAATAAAAACTCTGACCTGTTTGAAGATATTTACCGCCGCGCCCACAATTTGAAAGGCTCTGCCTACACAATCGGATTCAAAGACCTGGGAGATCTGGCGCACAGCATGGAAAATATACTAAAAGCCTATTTTCAGGGGGAACGAACGCCGTCTTCACAGGACATTGACCTGCTTATGAGGGGGCTGGATAAATTAAAAGAGATGCTCGATGAGCTGAAGAAAAAGGGTTGGGTGGATGACCACAAGGAAGAAATTTTGGAATTGGAAAGCCAATTTGATGCCTGCCTGCAATCTGCAGGGAACGAGAACTCTGAAAGGAATACGGCAAAATCGTCCCCCGCAGGTGCTTCGGGCGTATCCAAAAAATCGAAAAATGGAACAGCTTCATCCATTCATCAACCGGAGATTTTGTTTGATTCTGTACGGGTCAAAACGGTCTATCTGGAAAAAATCATGAATTTGCTGGGCGAACTGGTCATCTTAAAAAATTCCCGATCGGATGATACCAAACACCTGGCAAACAGCAAGAAGATAATGAGGGATTTTTTTGCCGAATTTTTGCATTTTCAGGAAAAACACAATCCTGTGCAGGAGTCCGGGGCCTGTTTGGGGGACAAAAGACAGATGCAAATTCTTGCCAAAAAAGGCAGTGACGTTCTGAAAACAATGGATACCCTCTTTGAGAGGATTGTAGAAAATTTCGATCGCTTCAGCAATTTGCTGGACCAGCTTCAGAACAATGTGGTCAATATTCGAATGGTCCCCTTTTCCATTATTTTTCGGGGATTTCAACGAACGATTCGTGATTTGGCCAAAGAATTTGGCAAAGAGATTCATTACGTGCAGGAAGGCGGAGAAACGCAGATTGACCGGGGGATTTTGGAGGGGTTGGTTGATCCTATGGTCCATCTTATCCGCAATTCTATTGACCATGGTATTGAAACCGTGGACGAACGGAAGCGGGCCGGAAAACCCGAAAAAGGGATTATTCGCATTGCGGCCACCCAGGAAAACGGACAAATCAGGGTTGTGATAGAGGATGACGGCCGCGGAATAGATAGTGAGCGAATCAAAGAAACGGCTTTGGCGAAAGGCCTGCTCACGCAGGAGCAGCTGGAGGCGATGACAGAAAAAGAAGCGCTGGATTTGATTTTTGAGTCGGGTTTTAGCACAAAGAAGGTGGCCAACCAGATTTCGGGGCGAGGAATCGGGATGAGTGTGGTTAAACAGAACATCTCGAAATTGAACGGAGATATTACCATTGAAACGGCCCCCGGCAAAGGAACAAAATTTATTTTGAGTCTGCCCCTTACCCTACTGATTTCACGAGCCTTGCTGGTCAAAGTAAAGGAACACGTCTATGTGCTCCCAACATCTTTTGTCAAAAAGATTTTGACCTTTCAGCATTCCGACCTCATGTACTTTTCCAGTTATCCGGTGATTCTGATAGGAAAAGAGGCCATTCCGCTGGCATCCATTTATGAAATTCTGAATAATCAGAAGAATGGTTATTTTGATAAGCTTAATGCCCGTTATGAAGGGATTTTGGTCCAGGCAAATAATCAAAAGCTCATTCTCTGTGTGGATCAAATCCTGGAAGAACAGGGAATTGTGGCGAAATCTTTGGGAACACATATTAAACACATTCCGAAAATTTCGGGTTCAACCGTCCTTGCCGACGGCAGCCTGGGGCTTATTCTGGATATTCCCGCCATTTTAAGAGCGCTGAAAGAGGATTTTCTTGAGTCCGGGTTGTCCGGAACGTTGATTCAGAAGAATCTTGAAGAAGAGAATCACCGCGCCGGGGGAAATCATATTCTTCTGGTGGAGGATGAACTGGCCACACAGCAACTGGAGAAATCCATTCTGGAAAGTGCGGGTTTTCATGTGGAGGTTGCCAATAATGGATTAGAAGCCCTGAGAAGACTTGAATCGAGTCCTGTGGATTTGGTGATTACGGACATTAATATGCCGGAAATGGACGGGCTTAATCTGACGAAGAGCATTCGAAGCAAGGATCAGTTTTCCCACCTGCCTGTTATTGTGGTGTCATCAATGGATAACCCGGAGGACAGGCAAAAGGGAATTTCGGTTGGAGCGGATGCCTATATTTCGAAGAATCGATTTAGCAGGGGTGAATTGGTCGATGTTGTCAAATCATTTATGGAGTGA